The Raoultibacter phocaeensis genome includes a window with the following:
- a CDS encoding zf-TFIIB domain-containing protein — protein sequence MKCPLCNVNLVMSERQGIEIDYCPQCRGVWLDRGELDKIIDRSAETMPAPQATAHAAQPQPQRSEPRYEDRRYDERKYDDRRYNDDYYRKGKRKKKESFLGDLFDFGD from the coding sequence TTGAAATGCCCCCTTTGTAACGTCAACCTCGTCATGAGCGAGCGCCAGGGCATCGAGATCGACTATTGCCCCCAATGCCGCGGCGTCTGGCTCGACCGCGGCGAGCTCGACAAAATCATCGACCGATCTGCCGAAACGATGCCCGCGCCTCAAGCCACAGCGCACGCAGCGCAGCCCCAGCCACAGCGCTCGGAACCGCGCTACGAGGACCGTCGCTATGACGAGCGGAAGTACGACGACCGACGCTATAACGACGATTACTACCGGAAGGGAAAGAGGAAGAAGAAGGAAAGCTTTCTCGGCGACCTCTTCGATTTCGGAGACTGA